In Trifolium pratense cultivar HEN17-A07 linkage group LG7, ARS_RC_1.1, whole genome shotgun sequence, a genomic segment contains:
- the LOC123896079 gene encoding uncharacterized protein LOC123896079, translated as MSSPPSPRTAAMAIQMRAMRDHFERRLREQGEQFQQKFDELERRSNDGSGDEEERRRRRRQGRDPLRGIKIKVPTFVGKSDPEAYLEWEAKIEQIFNCHNYSDVEKVQVASIEFKEYALVWWDKLIKDRRRYDERPIDTWEEMKRIMRRRFVPSYYHRDLHNKLQRLTQGSKSVEEYFKEMEVAKIRANVEEDNEATMARFLHGLNRDISDIVELHHYVEMDELVHQSIKVEQQLKRKSQARRSSTNFNSPNLKDKESASSSSSTEPIVENKGKVIAPSQSVSTKKKVTCFKCQGKGHIASECPTKRTMLMEENEEEEEGNKDVEENDEEEEEIPSGELLMVRRMLWNLVKEEDTTQRENLFHTRCLVQKKVCSLIIDGGSCTNVASTRLVSKLNLETKPHPKPYKLQWLNESVEMVVNRQVEVCFTIGKYEDVVLCDVVPMEASHLLLGRPWQFDKKEFEDMFPKEVPSDLPPIIGIEHHNDLNLRPSMSTRPTYRINQPQTKESQKQVAEFVRKLHEQVKMKNGEKIEIYAKKANKVWMVVVFDPGNWIRVQMKKELLKSQKKSKLKGEELFNSRSNSLQEGGNDEDIIQDTSDAIQSLGGPMKRACARRINDVLVHFMIKSIEGPAQVDEGLAQIEEKEPKLKIIIQAWIVENKELLH; from the exons ATGTCTAGTCCACCTTCACCTAGAACAGCAGCTATGGCTATTCAAATGAGAGCCATGCGTGACCATTTTGAGAGAAGGTTAAGAGAACAAGGTGAACAATTCCAACAAAAATTTGATGAGTTAGAAAGGAGGTCTAATGATGGTAGTGGTGATGAGGAGGAAAGAAGGCGTAGGAGGAGACAAGGGAGGGATCCTTTGAGGGgcataaaaattaaagttccaACTTTTGTTGGGAAGAGTGATCCGGAGGCGTATCTAGAATGGGAGGCTAAAATTGAGCAAATTTTTAATTGTCACAATTATTCTGATGTTGAAAAAGTGCAGGTTGCTTCCATTGAGTTCAAGGAGTATGCTTTAGTGTGGTGGGATAAATTGATCAAAGATAGAAGGAGGTATGATGAACGACCAATTGATACTTGGGAAGAGATGAAGAGAATCATGAGGAGAAGGTTTGTTCCTTCCTATTATCATAGGGATTTACACAACAAATTGCAAAGACTCACTCAAGGTTCTAAAAGTGTTGAAGAATATTTCAAGGAGATGGAAGTTGCCAAAATTAGAGCTAATGTGGAGGAGGACAATGAAGCAACCATGGCTAGGTTTCTTCATGGTCTAAATCGTGACATTAGTGACATAGTGGAACTTCATCACTATGTTGAAATGGATGAATTGGTACACCAATCTATCAAAGTGGAACAACAACTCAAAAGAAAGAGCCAAGCAAGGAGAAGTTCCACCAATTTCAATTCTCCAAATTTGAAAGACAAGGAGAGtgcttcatcttcatcatctacGGAGCCCATAGTTGAAAACAAAGGTAAAGTTATTGCACCTTCTCAAAGTGTTTCAACTAAAAAAAAGGTTACATGTTTCAAGTGTCAAGGCAAAGGGCATATTGCATCTGAATGTCCAACAAAGAGAACTATGCTTATGGAGGAAAATGAAGAAGAGGAGGAAGGTAATAAGGATGTTGAAgagaatgatgaagaagaagaagaaataccTAGTGGAGAGTTACTCATGGTGAGGAGGATGTTGTGGAACTTGGTCAAAGAAGAAGACACCACTCAAAGAGAAAACCTTTTTCACACAAGATGCCTAGTCCAAAAAAAGGTATGTTCTTTAATTATTGATGGTGGGAGTTGTACCAATGTTGCTAGTACTCGTTTAGTGTCGAAACTTAATTTAGAAACAAAACCTCACCCTAAGCCATATAAACTTCAATGGCTTAATGAAAGTGTTGAAATGGTTGTTAATAGACAAGTTGAGGTTTGTTTTACAATTGGGAAATATGAGgatgttgtgttgtgtgatgtaGTACCTATGGAGGCTAGTCATTTGTTGTTAGGAAGACCTTGGCAATTTGACAAGAAG GAATTTGAAGACATGTTTCCAAAGGAGGTACCAAGTGATTTACCACCTATAATAGGAATTGAGCATCACAATGACCTCAATCTAAGACCATCCATGTCAACCCGGCCAACTTACCGAATCAATCAACCACAAACTAAAGAATCACAAAAACAAGTGGCTGAATTTGTGAGAAAATTGCATGAGcaagtgaaaatgaaaaatggagagaaaattgaaatttatgcaAAAAAGGCTAACAAAGTATGGATGGTGGTTGTTTTTGATCCCGGGAATTGGATTCGAGTACAAATGAAAAAGGAATTATTGAAATCACAAAAGAAGTCCAAACTTAAGGGTGAAGAATTGTTCAATTCGAGGTCGAATTCTCTTCAAGAAGGAGGGAATGATGAGGATATAATCCAAGACACAAGTGATGCAATCCAAAGCTTAGGAGGTCCTATGAAAAGGGCTTGTGCAAGAAGAATCAATGATGTCTTAGTTCACTTCATGATCAAATCCATAGAAGGTCCGGCCCAAGTTGATGAAGGCTTGGCccaaattgaagaaaaagaaccaAAGTTGAAGATTATCATCCAAGCATGGATAGTGGAAAATAAAGAGCTCCTCCACTAA
- the LOC123895574 gene encoding transcription factor SRM1-like produces MDELGNSSCYWSREQDIAFENALANHPEEWEQFAAHVTGKSLEEVKRHYVDLIDDVNHIESGYVPPPNYNEIRAVKKRTKTSRTVQERRKGIPWTEAEHRLFLQGLENHGWGDWRSISRNCVVKRTPTQVASHAQKYKIRQNSKEKKKERKRSSIHDVTHVKNDDISPPQGQFISQASGSAASSAGQSAEQAPPSPPSGIYAAPRIEHPIGGHLVSAVGTPVNLSAAGQSAEHPAPPAGIYAAPRIEQPIGGHLVSEVGTPVNLSAAGQTAEQAPPTSPAGIYAAPRINLTAAGHMAYELGPDSGAVMPGEPMNIGPMTYPMQYTYAHS; encoded by the exons ATGGATGAATTGGGAAATAGTAGTTGTTATTGGAGTAGAGAGCAAGATATAGCGTTTGAAAATGCGTTGGCAAATCATCCCGAGGAATGGGAGCAATTTGCGGCGCATGTAACTGGGAAAAGTTTGGAAGAAGTTAAGCGTCATTATGTGGATTTGATTGATGATGTTAACCACATTGAATCTGGTTATGTGCCTCCGCCGAATTATAATGAAATAAGAGCTGTCAAAAAGAGAACTAAGACTTCAAGAACTGTTCAAGAAAGGCGAAAGGGTATTCCTTGGACAGAAGCTGAACATAG GTTATTTCTTCAAGGCTTGGAGAACCATGGATGGGGTGACTGGCGAAGTATATCAAGGAACTGTGTGGTAAAAAGAACACCTACACAAGTTGCAAGCCATGCTCAGAAATATAAAATTCGACAGAATTcaaaggagaagaagaaagaaagaaagcgaTCCAGCATACATGATGTCACTCATGTAAAAAATGATGACATTTCACCACCTCAAGGACAGTTTATCAGTCAAGCAAGCGGCTCTGCAGCAAGTTCTGCTGGACAATCAGCCGAACAAGCTCCTCCATCCCCACCTTCTGGAATTTATGCTGCTCCTAGGATCGAGCACCCTATTGGAGGACATCTTGTATCTGCAGTTGGCACTCCGGTGAATCTTTCTGCTGCTGGACAATCAGCCGAACATCCAGCCCCACCTGCTGGAATTTATGCTGCTCCTAGGATCGAGCAACCTATTGGTGGACATCTTGTATCTGAAGTTGGAACTCCAGTGAATCTTTCTGCTGCTGGACAAACAGCCGAACAAGCTCCCCCAACCTCACCTGCTGGAATTTATGCTGCTCCTAGGATCAATCTTACTGCTGCTGGACACATGGCTTATGAACTTGGACCGGATTCTGGGGCAGTTATGCCAGGGGAACCAATGAACATTGGTCCTATGACATATCCCATGCAATATACCTATGCTCATTCATGA
- the LOC123895569 gene encoding putative pentatricopeptide repeat-containing protein At3g49142 → MSFYKMPRNISELQALVSSFHKSKNPILALELLSKALDQNPDIKTLKNFHTKIFYLNSHQNPSLGIKLMRAYAACGEPGLTRKVFDEMFERNIVFYNVMIRSYVNNYLYNDALFVFRDMVNGGFRPDNYTYPCVLKACSCSENLSFGLQIHGDLLKVRMDLNLFVGNGLIAMYGKCGCLVEARRVFDEMLCRDVVSWNSMVAGYAQNKRFDDALEICREMEDLGQKPDGGTMASLMPAVANTLSENVLCVEKIFVNLEWKNLISWNVMIRVYLKNSMPTKAVDLYLQMEKSGVEPDAITCASVLPACGDLSALLLGRRIHEYLERRNLRPNLLLENSLIDMYARCGCLEDAKRVFDRMKFRDVASWTSLISAYGMTGKGCNAVALFTEMLNSGQIPDSIAFVAILSACSHSGLLDEGKIYFKQMTNDYRITPRIEHFACMVDLLGRAGCVDEAYNFIKEMPIEPNERVWGTLLSACRVYSNMDIGLLAADSLLQLAPEQSGYYVLLSNIYAKAGRWKEVTEIRSVMKRRKIRKTPGISNVELNNQVHTFLAGDTFHPQSKEIYEELAVLVGKMKELGYVPETDSALHDVEEEDKECHLAVHSEKLAIVFALLNTQESQIRITKNLRVCGDCHIAAKLISKIVEREIVVRDTNRFHHFKDGVCSCGDYW, encoded by the coding sequence ATGTCATTCTATAAAATGCCTCGCAACATTTCCGAATTACAAGCATTGGTTTCTTCATTCCACAAATCAAAAAACCCAATTCTTGCTTTGGAACTTCTCTCCAAAGCACTAGACCAAAACCCAGATATCAAAACCTTGAAAAATTTCCATACCAAGATTTTTTACCTCAATTCACATCAAAATCCATCTCTAGGGATCAAACTCATGAGGGCATATGCTGCTTGTGGAGAACCTGGGTTGACACGCaaggtgtttgatgaaatgtttGAGAGAAATATTGTTTTCTACAATGTTATGATTAGAAGCTATGTCAATAATTATTTGTACAATGatgctttgtttgtttttaggGATATGGTTAATGGAGGGTTTAGACCTGATAATTATACGTATCCTTGTGTTCTTAAGGCTTGCTCTTGTTCAGAAAATTTGAGTTTTGGGTTGCAGATTCATGGAGATTTGTTGAAGGTTCGAAtggatttgaatttgtttgttgGGAATGGTCTTATTGCTATGTATGGGAAATGTGGTTGCTTGGTTGAGGCGCGGCGTGTGTTTGATGAGATGTTGTGCAGGGATGTTGTTTCGTGGAATTCCATGGTTGCGGGGTATGCACAAAATAAGCGGTTTGATGATGCGTTGGAGATTTGTAGGGAAATGGAGGATTTGGGACAAAAACCAGACGGAGGTACCATGGCTAGTCTCATGCCAGCTGTAGCCAATACTTTGTCGGAGAATGTTTTGTGTGTTGAGAAGATTTTTGTGAATTTGGAGTGGAAGAATTTGATTTCGTGGAATGTGATGATAAGAGTTTATCTGAAAAACTCCATGCCTACGAAAGCCGTGGATTTGTATTTGCAAATGGAGAAAAGTGGAGTAGAACCGGATGCAATCACATGTGCCAGTGTTCTTCCAGCATGCGGAGATCTTTCAGCATTGTTGTTAGGAAGGAGGATTCATGAATACCTTGAGAGGAGGAATTTACGTCCAAATTTGCTATTGGAGAATTCTTTGATAGATATGTATGCTAGGTGTGGATGTTTAGAAGATGCAAAAAGGGTTTTCGACAGAATGAAGTTCCGTGATGTTGCATCTTGGACTTCGTTGATATCTGCTTATGGTATGACCGGGAAAGGCTGTAATGCTGTCGCACTCTTCACAGAAATGCTAAATTCAGGTCAAATTCCAGATTCTATCGCATTCGTTGCAATTCTCTCGGCTTGCAGTCATTCAGGGTTACTGGATGAAGGGAAGATTTACTTCAAACAGATGACCAATGATTATAGAATAACACCAAGAATCGAACACTTTGCTTGTATGGTTGATCTATTAGGACGTGCTGGATGTGTAGACGAGGCCTATAATTTTATCAAAGAAATGCCAATTGAGCCTAATGAAAGAGTTTGGGGGACACTTCTTAGCGCTTGCAGGGTGTATTCAAACATGGATATTGGACTTTTAGCAGCTGACAGCCTGCTTCAATTGGCTCCTGAGCAATCTGGTTATTACGTGTTGTTATCTAATATTTATGCAAAGGCTGGTAGATGGAAAGAAGTAACTGAAATTCGATCAGTAATGAAGAGAAGAAAAATTCGGAAAACTCCCGGCATCAGCAATGTTGAGCTAAACAATCAGGTTCATACATTTCTTGCGGGCGACACATTTCATCCGCAGTCAAAGGAGATATATGAAGAGCTAGCTGTGCTGGTGGGGAAGATGAAAGAGTTAGGATATGTACCAGAGACCGATTCAGCACTTCATGATGTGGAGGAGGAGGATAAGGAATGCCATCTAGCTGTTCATAGTGAAAAGTTAGCTATTGTATTTGCCCTTTTGAATACACAAGAGTCTCAAATCAGAATTACCAAAAACCTTCGTGTTTGTGGAGACTGCCATATTGCTGCAAAGTTAATCTCCAAAATAGTTGAACGCGAAATTGTTGTTAGAGATACTAATAGATTTCACCATTTTAAGGATGGTGTATGCTCTTGTGGTGATTATTGGTGA
- the LOC123895581 gene encoding MLP-like protein 423 — protein MASSNGKVEVEVEVKSNAEKFWSTLKDSATIFPRAFPYDYKSIEILEGDGKTAGSIRLVTFGEGSPLVKITKEKIDVFDDSKRTLTYSVIDGDLLKYFKKFKGHISVTPKGDGSLVKWSSEFEKGSHEVPEPELIKEFAVKTFLKVDDYTLNA, from the exons ATGGCTAGTAGCAATGGAAAAGTTGAGGTAGAAGTTGAAGTAAAGTCTAATGCGGAGAAGTTTTGGAGTACTCTTAAGGACTCTGCAACTATATTCCCAAGAGCTTTCCCATATGATTACAAAAGCATTGAAATTCTCGAAGGTGATGGGAAGACTGCCGGTTCTATCCGACTAGTCACTTTTGGTGAAG GGTCACCACTTGTGAAGATAACCAAAGAGAAGATTGATGTTTTTGATGATTCAAAGAGAACACTAACCTATAGTGTGATTGATGGGGACCTTCTAAAgtactttaaaaaatttaagggaCACATTAGTGTGACACCTAAGGGTGATGGAAGTTTGGTGAAATGGTCCTCTGAGTTTGAAAAAGGTAGCCATGAGGTTCCTGAGCCAGAACTCATCAAGGAATTTGCTGTTAAGACCTTTCTTAAGGTTGATGATTATACCTTAAATGCATAA
- the LOC123895571 gene encoding cytochrome P450 89A2-like encodes METPWLIVLVFLCLLMLIVKRIRSIQSIQLPPGPLHFPIISDILWLRKPFPKLKPIIRNLHAKHGPIISFHFWSNPHVSISDRFLAHEALIQNGAIFADRPKTLALNKSLNIASSCYGPTWRVLRNNLTTTMLHPSRFSSFSNTRKCVMEALVKQLKSEAASNYSIKLINHIHHAIFCLLVFMCFGEKVDNEKIEVIKHVQRLWIISSGKFGVLNYFPKAISQMLFRKRWNEYLNLQKDQKDIFIELIRAREKENNENGIDDESFICYVDTLLNIQLPEEKRKLDDNELAALCSEFLTAGTDTTSSALEWIMANLVKYGHVQQRIVEEIGEVIGDREERDVKEEDLEKLPYLKAVILEGLRRHPPSHYLIPHAVTEDVIFNGYLVPKNGTVNFMVAEVGWDPTAWEDPMAFKPERFEESSSGFDVTSQTEIKMMPFGAGRRICPAYNLAMLHLEYFVANLVWNFEWKTLSPESNVDLSEKQEFTMVMKHPLEAQISPRN; translated from the coding sequence ATGGAGACACCATGGTTAATAGTCCTTGTTTTTTTGTGTCttttaatgcttattgttaaaaGAATAAGATCCATCCAATCCATTCAACTCCCTCCCGGACCCCTCCATTTTCCTATCATTTCCGACATACTATGGCTACGAAAACCATTCCCAAAACTCAAGCCAATTATTCGCAACCTCCATGCCAAACATGGCCCAATCATCTCATTCCACTTTTGGTCTAATCCCCATGTTTCCATATCTGATCGTTTCCTCGCCCACGAGGCCTTAATCCAAAACGGTGCGATATTCGCTGACCGCCCCAAAACGCTTGCTCTAAACAAATCACTCAACATTGCCTCCTCTTGTTATGGCCCCACATGGCGTGTTCTCCGCAATAATCTCACCACTACAATGCTTCACCCATCGCGGTTCAGTTCCTTCTCTAACACCCGCAAATGTGTCATGGAAGCACTAGTGAAGCAATTAAAATCTGAAGCTGCATCAAATTATTCTATTAAGTTGATCAATCACATTCATCATGCAATTTTTTGCTTACTAGTTTTTATGTGTTTCGGTGAAAAAGTTGACAACGAGAAAATTGAAGTCATTAAGCACGTCCAACGCCTTTGGATTATAAGCTCCGGAAAATTTGGTGTGCTAAATTATTTTCCAAAAGCAATCTCTCAGATGTTGTTCCGAAAGCGTTGGAATGAGTATTTGAATCTTCAAAAGGATCAAAAGGATATATTTATTGAACTAATAAGAGCGagagaaaaggaaaataatgaaaatggcattgatgATGAAAGTTTCATTTGTTATGTTGATACCTTGTTGAATATACAATTGCCTGAGGAAAAACGGAAGCTTGATGACAATGAACTTGCTGCGCTCTGTTCAGAGTTTCTAACTGCAGGAACTGATACAACTTCATCTGCATTGGAATGGATTATGGCAAATTTGGTGAAATATGGACATGTACAACAGAGGATAGTGGAGGAAATTGGAGAAGTTATTGGTGATAGAGAGGAAAGAGATGTAAAAGAGGAAGATTTGGAGAAGTTACCTTATCTTAAGGCTGTGATTTTGGAAGGGTTAAGGCGCCACCCTCCTTCTCACTACTTAATTCCACATGCAGTGACTGAGGATGTGATTTTTAATGGTTACTTGGTGCCTAAAAACGGGACAGTTAATTTTATGGTGGCAGAGGTTGGATGGGATCCAACAGCTTGGGAGGACCCTATGGCGTTCAAGCCAGAGAGGTTTGAGGAAAGTAGTAGCGGATTTGATGTTACTAGTCAAACTGAGATCAAGATGATGCCATTTGGAGCAGGGAGAAGGATTTGTCCTGCTTATAACTTGGCAATGCTTCATTTGGAATATTTTGTGGCAAATTTGGTTTGGAACTTTGAATGGAAAACTTTATCACCTGAAAGTAATGTTGATTTGTCAGAAAAACAAGAATTTACTATGGTGATGAAACATCCATTGGAAGCTCAAATATCTCCTAGGAACTAG